In Methanolobus chelungpuianus, a genomic segment contains:
- the leuS gene encoding leucine--tRNA ligase, producing MEQDYDPQGTELKWQSRWSESRIFEPEPDERDKYFITIPYPYLNGNLHAGHTRTFTIGDVLARHKRMLGYNVLYPMGFHVTGTPIVGLAELIANRDPQTMDVYSRLHGIPEDILHTLDTPEKIVDYFKVEAEKAMRSIGYSIDWRRKFTTTDPTYKKFIEWQFNLLHDKGLIVKGAHPVKWCPHDKNPVEDHDILHGEEATIVDFTLVKFEHNGLILPCATLRPETIFGVTNLWVNPDIEHVKLRVSKNGKEEFWVVSKEAYNKLTYTDRDVELVENVPSDSLIGIKAKNPLTGKEVITLPASFVKGGNGSGIVMSVPAHAPYDYLALKDLYDRDLTAYGIKENIRDIELISLIDVKDFGEYPAVDAVKQLGVKDQKDPKAEEATKLVYRREFHGGVLKENTGKYAGIAVSRIKDVLTRDLLDQGIGELFYEFSEPVVCRCGTPCVVNMVKGQWFLNYSSPEWKDKVYRCIEKMEIIPEEIRVEFNNKVDWLKDKACARKKGLGTKLPFDKEWLIESLGDSTIYMSYYITNKFFAQGIKPEQLTPKLFDYVLLGKGTVQETAADTGLSEQLIARMKADLDYWYPVDLRSSGKDLVPNHLLFFLFHHVAIFGEDKWPCALAVNGFVSLEGQKMSKSKGPILTMKEAVTDYGADITRMYILSSAEQTQDADWRNAGVESARKQVDRFYKLAMEIIESGARPGAEGELKLIDRWMLSRLQQFVRDTNNDMTSIRTRGALQSAFFLLYNDVKWYQRRGGSSVLYDVLDVWVRLMAPFTPHICEEIWSAMGHMENDFVSLAPYPIFCPRLVDHDAELAEELVCNTLSDVEEIIKVTRITPKKVVLYTSPQWKTKAFKAAIDMLREGDLNPGKLIKTLMADPENRAYGKEIPKYVQKLVPDMTGMKTERFEMMHEFDLDEKNILQENRDCLMHELGCPVEVYSADAPEFDPEGKSKFSAPLRPAIYLEQ from the coding sequence ATGGAACAGGATTATGATCCGCAGGGAACAGAATTAAAATGGCAGAGCCGCTGGAGTGAGAGCCGGATTTTCGAACCGGAACCGGATGAGAGGGATAAGTACTTCATAACTATCCCTTACCCTTACCTGAACGGCAACTTACACGCAGGGCATACAAGGACCTTCACTATAGGAGATGTGCTTGCAAGGCACAAGAGGATGCTTGGCTACAATGTGCTCTACCCCATGGGTTTCCACGTTACGGGTACGCCTATCGTGGGACTCGCGGAACTCATAGCTAACAGGGACCCGCAGACCATGGACGTGTACTCCAGGCTGCACGGCATCCCGGAAGACATCCTGCATACCCTTGACACTCCTGAGAAGATCGTGGACTACTTCAAGGTCGAGGCTGAGAAGGCCATGCGCTCCATTGGGTATTCCATCGACTGGAGGCGCAAGTTCACAACCACGGATCCCACTTACAAGAAGTTCATAGAATGGCAGTTCAACCTGCTCCATGACAAAGGGCTTATCGTCAAGGGAGCGCACCCGGTAAAATGGTGTCCTCATGACAAGAATCCGGTGGAAGATCATGACATTCTCCATGGCGAGGAAGCCACCATCGTGGACTTCACCCTTGTCAAGTTCGAGCACAATGGCCTGATACTGCCCTGTGCCACCCTCAGGCCCGAAACGATATTCGGTGTCACCAACCTCTGGGTCAACCCTGACATCGAGCATGTCAAGCTCAGGGTGAGCAAGAACGGCAAAGAAGAGTTCTGGGTTGTCAGCAAGGAGGCCTATAACAAGCTCACCTACACGGACAGGGATGTCGAGCTTGTGGAGAATGTGCCCTCGGACTCCCTGATCGGCATCAAGGCAAAGAACCCCCTCACCGGTAAAGAGGTCATCACACTTCCTGCATCCTTCGTAAAAGGCGGCAACGGCAGCGGCATTGTGATGAGCGTGCCGGCGCATGCACCTTATGACTACCTTGCCCTCAAGGACCTTTACGACAGGGACCTGACAGCATACGGCATCAAGGAAAATATCAGGGACATTGAGCTCATATCCCTCATAGATGTCAAGGACTTCGGGGAATATCCCGCAGTCGATGCGGTCAAACAGCTGGGAGTTAAGGACCAGAAGGATCCAAAAGCCGAAGAGGCCACCAAGCTCGTGTACCGCCGTGAGTTCCATGGAGGCGTACTGAAGGAGAATACCGGCAAGTATGCAGGAATTGCAGTATCCAGGATCAAGGACGTGCTCACAAGGGACCTGCTGGACCAGGGCATCGGCGAACTGTTCTACGAGTTCAGCGAGCCTGTAGTATGCCGCTGCGGTACCCCATGTGTTGTCAACATGGTCAAAGGACAGTGGTTCCTTAATTATTCCAGTCCCGAATGGAAGGACAAGGTTTACAGATGCATAGAGAAGATGGAGATCATCCCCGAGGAGATCAGGGTCGAGTTCAATAATAAGGTCGACTGGCTCAAGGATAAGGCCTGCGCCAGGAAGAAAGGACTCGGAACAAAACTACCTTTCGATAAGGAATGGCTCATCGAGTCACTGGGCGATTCCACCATCTACATGTCCTATTATATCACCAACAAGTTCTTCGCCCAGGGAATAAAGCCCGAGCAGCTCACGCCGAAGCTCTTTGACTACGTGCTCCTTGGCAAGGGCACTGTCCAGGAGACAGCCGCCGATACAGGACTCAGCGAGCAGTTGATAGCCCGCATGAAGGCTGACCTGGATTACTGGTATCCTGTTGACCTGCGCTCATCCGGAAAGGACCTTGTGCCAAACCACCTGCTGTTCTTCCTCTTCCACCACGTGGCCATATTCGGAGAGGACAAATGGCCCTGCGCCCTTGCTGTGAACGGTTTCGTTTCACTTGAAGGACAGAAGATGAGCAAGTCCAAGGGACCGATACTTACAATGAAGGAAGCGGTCACTGATTATGGCGCAGATATCACCCGCATGTATATCCTATCCAGTGCGGAGCAGACACAGGATGCTGACTGGAGGAACGCGGGAGTTGAAAGCGCAAGGAAACAGGTGGACAGGTTCTACAAGCTTGCAATGGAGATAATAGAATCAGGCGCAAGACCCGGGGCCGAGGGAGAACTGAAGCTCATCGACCGCTGGATGCTCAGCAGGCTGCAGCAGTTTGTCAGGGATACCAACAACGATATGACGTCGATACGTACAAGAGGTGCACTCCAGAGCGCATTCTTCCTGCTCTATAATGATGTGAAGTGGTACCAGAGACGTGGCGGAAGCTCAGTGCTGTACGACGTGCTCGATGTATGGGTCAGGCTGATGGCCCCGTTCACCCCCCACATCTGCGAGGAGATATGGTCTGCAATGGGACACATGGAAAATGATTTCGTGTCACTTGCACCGTACCCGATATTCTGTCCGCGCTTGGTTGACCATGATGCAGAACTTGCCGAGGAGCTGGTATGTAATACCCTGTCCGACGTAGAGGAGATCATCAAGGTCACCAGGATAACTCCCAAGAAAGTGGTGCTCTACACTTCCCCGCAATGGAAGACCAAGGCTTTCAAGGCCGCCATCGACATGCTAAGGGAAGGCGACCTAAATCCGGGCAAGCTCATCAAGACCCTTATGGCGGACCCGGAGAACCGTGCCTACGGCAAAGAGATACCAAAGTATGTGCAGAAGCTCGTCCCTGACATGACCGGTATGAAAACTGAACGGTTCGAGATGATGCATGAGTTCGACCTTGACGAGAAGAACATACTGCAGGAGAACCGCGACTGCCTGATGCACGAGCTGGGATGTCCTGTGGAAGTCTATTCTGCAGACGCACCTGAGTTCGATCCCGAAGGCAAGTCAAAGTTTTCGGCACCCCTGAGACCTGCAATATATCTGGAACAGTAA
- the cgi121 gene encoding KEOPS complex subunit Cgi121: MSFQILAGSTHISKVPEFLDRVSSVASANGTVIQAMDAGKMAGERHVRFAVQKAMRAFEGNYNSAKDLGIEIMRYASGKRQIEEAFSMGVHEGDMDIVFVIIGGEEEVDRSAEFLKGVIKEKDVMAYSSLKRGLVISQFDITEREIEAAGEELIPDLVIERVALVDVLK, translated from the coding sequence ATGTCATTCCAGATACTTGCAGGCAGCACACACATCAGCAAGGTACCTGAGTTCCTGGACCGGGTATCCTCTGTCGCATCGGCTAACGGCACGGTGATCCAGGCCATGGATGCAGGAAAGATGGCAGGGGAAAGGCATGTGCGTTTTGCTGTGCAGAAGGCCATGCGTGCGTTCGAGGGAAACTACAACTCTGCCAAGGACCTGGGTATCGAGATAATGCGATATGCTTCAGGGAAGAGGCAGATAGAGGAAGCGTTCTCCATGGGTGTGCATGAAGGGGACATGGATATTGTCTTCGTCATTATCGGCGGGGAAGAAGAGGTGGACAGATCTGCTGAGTTCCTGAAGGGTGTCATCAAAGAAAAAGATGTCATGGCCTATTCCTCTTTGAAGAGAGGCCTCGTGATCTCGCAATTCGATATTACTGAAAGAGAGATAGAAGCCGCCGGTGAGGAATTGATACCAGATCTGGTGATAGAGCGTGTCGCTCTTGTTGATGTGCTAAAGTAG
- the glpX gene encoding class II fructose-bisphosphatase translates to MKDDCMETITHPRIAEEMINGAGPIESSLLPRLLHVTEAAAIAASYQIGRGEKNFCDQVSVEAMRRMLNCLDMRGIIKIGEGERDEAPMLFIGEKVGKWEGGVEVDIAVDPLEGTNLAANGIPGAISVMAMAERGGLFHGPDIYMDKIVVGPQVVKYEREHPGERIDLDAPVLHNLRIVAEALDRNIEELVVVILERSRHEQKIKEIREAGARVNLVSDGDLMPGVATAIRGSGVHMVLGAGGSGEAVLTAAAIKCLGGKILARLVLPSVANGKSAEAIAKEKAEKMPRLEKMGITEENINNILDTERLAPGKDIIFAATGVTSGSVLNGVSLFGEGDARVNSLTIGSSGVVKFTDTIYIHDKEANVLRFR, encoded by the coding sequence ATGAAAGACGATTGCATGGAAACTATAACTCATCCCAGAATAGCTGAAGAGATGATAAACGGAGCAGGCCCCATTGAGAGTAGCCTGCTTCCCAGGCTGCTGCACGTTACCGAGGCTGCGGCCATTGCGGCTTCTTACCAGATAGGTCGCGGGGAGAAGAACTTCTGTGACCAGGTGTCAGTGGAGGCAATGAGAAGGATGCTGAACTGTCTTGACATGAGAGGCATCATCAAGATCGGTGAAGGGGAAAGGGATGAGGCTCCCATGCTCTTTATCGGCGAGAAGGTCGGCAAATGGGAGGGGGGTGTCGAGGTTGACATCGCTGTGGACCCCCTGGAAGGTACCAATCTTGCAGCCAACGGTATCCCCGGTGCCATCTCGGTCATGGCTATGGCTGAGAGAGGCGGCCTTTTCCACGGCCCTGACATATACATGGATAAGATAGTCGTAGGCCCCCAGGTCGTGAAGTATGAAAGAGAGCATCCGGGTGAGAGGATAGACCTTGATGCGCCTGTGCTGCATAACCTGCGGATCGTTGCAGAGGCCCTTGACAGGAACATTGAGGAGCTTGTCGTTGTCATCCTTGAGAGGTCAAGGCACGAGCAGAAGATAAAGGAAATAAGGGAAGCCGGGGCGCGTGTGAACCTTGTGAGCGATGGCGACCTGATGCCGGGAGTGGCAACTGCCATAAGAGGCTCCGGTGTCCACATGGTACTGGGCGCAGGCGGTTCAGGGGAAGCCGTGCTCACGGCAGCCGCCATAAAGTGCCTTGGAGGTAAGATCCTGGCACGCCTGGTGCTTCCGTCAGTCGCCAACGGGAAGTCCGCCGAGGCTATAGCAAAGGAAAAGGCCGAGAAGATGCCAAGGCTGGAGAAGATGGGTATCACTGAGGAGAACATCAATAATATACTCGATACCGAGAGACTTGCTCCCGGAAAGGATATCATCTTCGCGGCAACTGGAGTGACATCCGGCTCTGTCCTTAACGGCGTCAGCCTCTTCGGTGAAGGTGATGCCCGTGTGAACAGCCTCACTATAGGAAGCTCCGGCGTGGTCAAGTTCACTGACACCATCTACATACACGACAAAGAAGCCAATGTGTTGCGCTTCCGGTAA
- a CDS encoding tRNA (N(6)-L-threonylcarbamoyladenosine(37)-C(2))-methylthiotransferase, translated as MKVHVATFGCSASQASAEIMRAAVRDKGYILVPEGDADVLVINTCTVKYATEQKILHIIREAGDAGKEVIVTGCMPEVQLEDILQSNPQAHILGVNSVSRLGDMLDSLCSREEAEAGRRMEVFLGQPEGFQGVPRIRYNPNIHICQLSQGCNYSCSYCIVSVARGKLSSFGPEEIIADISSAISEGCREIWLTSQDNAQYGTDMPGNNTLLPELMRMICGIPGQFRIRVGMMNPFSVLPILYDLIDAFDNEKVYKLLHLPVQSASDSVLRRMNRQHSIEEANHVIRQFRERFAGLTLFTDMIVGFPGETDEDFRKILRWVEEFRPDKVNISRYTPRPHTKAWDFPSTDSRILVKRSSELHRVCRSTKLASKNNMIGWEGNVFLSKEAKKQGIMARTDSYLPVVIPQCDLEPGSTCRVQIYDTTPGYFLGRLL; from the coding sequence ATGAAGGTCCACGTTGCTACATTCGGCTGTTCCGCCAGCCAGGCGTCCGCCGAAATAATGAGGGCTGCCGTCAGGGACAAAGGCTACATCCTTGTCCCTGAGGGTGATGCCGATGTGCTTGTTATCAATACCTGTACTGTCAAGTACGCCACCGAGCAGAAGATTCTCCATATCATCAGGGAGGCAGGTGATGCAGGCAAGGAGGTTATAGTTACAGGCTGCATGCCCGAGGTACAGCTTGAGGATATCCTGCAAAGCAATCCACAGGCGCACATCCTTGGGGTGAACTCGGTATCGAGACTGGGGGACATGCTTGACTCGCTCTGCTCCAGGGAGGAAGCTGAGGCAGGAAGGCGCATGGAGGTATTTCTGGGGCAACCGGAAGGCTTCCAGGGCGTGCCACGCATACGCTATAATCCTAACATCCACATCTGCCAGCTGTCACAGGGCTGCAACTACTCCTGTTCTTATTGTATTGTAAGTGTGGCCCGGGGCAAGCTGAGTTCCTTCGGGCCGGAGGAGATAATTGCAGATATCAGCAGCGCGATCTCCGAAGGCTGTCGGGAGATATGGCTCACATCCCAGGACAATGCCCAGTACGGGACTGACATGCCCGGCAACAATACGCTTTTGCCGGAGCTGATGCGCATGATATGCGGGATACCGGGACAATTCAGGATAAGAGTCGGGATGATGAACCCTTTCTCGGTGCTTCCAATACTTTACGATCTCATAGATGCCTTTGACAATGAAAAGGTGTACAAGCTGTTGCACCTGCCCGTTCAGTCCGCATCGGACAGCGTGCTGCGGAGAATGAACCGCCAGCACAGCATAGAGGAAGCAAACCATGTCATCAGGCAGTTCAGGGAGAGGTTTGCCGGCCTGACACTGTTCACTGACATGATAGTGGGTTTTCCGGGAGAGACCGACGAGGATTTCAGAAAAATCCTCAGGTGGGTGGAAGAGTTCAGGCCTGATAAGGTCAATATCTCCAGGTACACGCCCCGCCCGCATACAAAAGCCTGGGACTTCCCTAGTACTGACTCGCGCATACTGGTAAAGAGGTCCAGCGAACTGCACAGGGTATGCAGGAGCACCAAGCTTGCCTCAAAGAACAATATGATCGGATGGGAAGGCAATGTATTCCTGTCCAAGGAAGCCAAGAAACAGGGCATCATGGCTCGGACAGATTCATACCTGCCGGTTGTCATCCCGCAGTGCGACCTTGAACCGGGTTCTACCTGCAGGGTGCAGATATATGATACCACTCCGGGCTACTTCCTGGGAAGGCTGCTTTGA
- a CDS encoding chloride channel protein, translated as MIKATKRNINQWLQNESVISNSLAVLVGTLTGLAIVLYDYALSSSESLFFGSVYRYPRYYVILLPALGGLIVGVFANLLIRTRRYDIEEVIEAITLSGGKISPRNAFLEVAASVITIGSGGSAGKEASVVLAGSGIGSSLARLFGIHGNRVSILLGCGAAGGIAASFNAPLAGVVFAVEVILGELEAKTFIPIVISAVFATLVSNTIFGVRVIGVSSYHLVSPFYESAFYLGLGILAGIFAVILMRFLHSSHEYFDALKVNPLFKPAIGGLFVGIIGYFYPQVFGVGYDVIMDALSNELALDLMLALVVLKILAFSFTMGSGGSGGSIVPALFTGAMLGGAYGSIIHGAFPAITAESGAYALAGMGAVLAGTSHAPLAAILILFELTRDYNLILPIMLACVVSNLVSSSRNPESIFTEGLRKRGFNIRKGREVDIMESLLVRDAMKREVQTVSENKSVKALISLMQSSRHAGFPVLDPTGDLCGIVTLKDLRDKVKQDDLDRTICEISTKDVEVAYPDETLNTVLKRLAAKDIGRLPVVSRKDSRKLLGIITRSDIVNLYDKKVLDKVHQSEEVESR; from the coding sequence ATAATAAAGGCGACAAAACGAAATATCAACCAGTGGCTCCAAAATGAGTCGGTGATATCCAATTCCCTTGCCGTCCTCGTAGGTACCCTCACCGGCCTTGCTATCGTCCTTTACGACTATGCCCTGAGTAGCAGCGAGAGTCTTTTCTTCGGAAGTGTCTATAGATACCCTCGTTATTATGTCATTCTCCTGCCTGCCCTTGGAGGCCTCATCGTAGGTGTGTTCGCTAATCTGTTGATAAGGACGCGACGCTATGATATCGAAGAAGTGATCGAAGCCATTACATTGAGCGGAGGAAAGATATCTCCCCGAAATGCCTTCCTTGAAGTTGCGGCATCTGTTATAACGATCGGTTCAGGAGGATCTGCCGGCAAGGAGGCTTCCGTAGTACTTGCCGGGTCAGGTATAGGCTCATCCCTTGCCCGGCTCTTCGGAATACACGGCAACAGGGTCAGTATCCTACTAGGATGCGGAGCTGCCGGGGGAATTGCAGCTTCATTCAATGCTCCTCTGGCAGGAGTTGTCTTTGCAGTTGAGGTCATACTGGGAGAGCTGGAGGCAAAGACCTTCATCCCCATAGTCATATCAGCGGTCTTTGCAACGCTGGTCTCCAACACCATCTTCGGGGTAAGGGTCATAGGGGTCTCCAGTTATCATCTGGTCAGCCCCTTCTATGAATCCGCATTCTACCTGGGCCTTGGGATACTGGCAGGAATATTTGCAGTCATATTGATGCGTTTCCTGCATTCATCGCACGAGTACTTTGATGCATTGAAAGTGAACCCCTTGTTCAAACCTGCAATTGGGGGACTTTTTGTAGGGATCATCGGCTACTTCTACCCGCAGGTATTCGGGGTAGGATACGATGTTATTATGGATGCCCTGTCAAACGAACTTGCTCTTGATCTCATGCTTGCACTGGTGGTCCTGAAGATCCTGGCATTCTCTTTTACGATGGGGTCCGGGGGGTCCGGCGGCTCCATTGTCCCTGCGCTGTTCACAGGTGCCATGCTCGGAGGAGCCTACGGAAGCATTATACATGGTGCCTTCCCCGCAATCACTGCGGAATCAGGTGCTTACGCACTGGCAGGGATGGGAGCCGTCCTTGCAGGAACAAGCCATGCGCCGCTTGCCGCCATACTGATCCTCTTTGAACTTACAAGGGATTACAACCTCATCCTGCCGATCATGCTCGCCTGCGTGGTCAGCAACCTTGTGTCAAGCTCCCGGAATCCCGAGTCCATATTCACGGAGGGTTTGCGCAAACGCGGTTTCAATATAAGGAAAGGCAGGGAAGTGGACATCATGGAATCGCTGCTTGTCAGGGATGCCATGAAACGGGAAGTACAGACCGTTTCTGAGAACAAGAGCGTAAAGGCACTGATATCCCTCATGCAATCAAGCCGCCATGCAGGGTTCCCTGTCCTTGATCCAACCGGGGACCTCTGCGGCATAGTGACTCTCAAGGATCTCAGGGACAAAGTAAAACAGGACGACCTTGACAGGACCATCTGCGAGATATCCACGAAAGATGTGGAGGTTGCATATCCGGATGAGACCCTTAATACGGTTCTCAAAAGACTTGCGGCAAAGGATATAGGAAGGCTTCCCGTGGTCTCCAGGAAAGACAGCAGGAAGCTCCTGGGCATCATTACCAGAAGTGATATTGTCAACCTCTACGACAAAAAGGTACTTGATAAGGTCCACCAGAGCGAGGAAGTGGAAAGCCGCTGA
- a CDS encoding PGF-pre-PGF domain-containing protein, whose protein sequence is MASSSGEITSVDFNSNVTSGNAPLTVAFTGVSESAIEWDWDFGDGSTNSTAQNPFHTYNSAGIYTVTLTAVNENGTSTESKTNLITVLKVPTYSVSSAVDGGTANIGVDRSTAKEGQTVNVTISDIQAGKQFAYIKVTGENNQVNATEVIPGVSYTFNMPAENVTVTVALKDTPVTTYGIQTEVIGGNATVTTDPATAAEKGTNVIVTISNIEPGKQFNSITVRSGPGKSIETSVQPPEEVYTFTMPEKAVTVTVVLEDSPVSIITVTGVEAVNLPTKENYIEGETLNLSGLLVRLIRSDGSTVDVAHSEFAANGLTTIPSNGDTLSTANTTITIAHADRATATLTIKVNAAPVPVTQIVVTGSGNSTTVEKGKTLQMSAAVLPESANNKNVVWSVVKGSGTASVSSTTGLLTGTGAGTVTVVATAADGSGVQGALNITITEAQSATTASSGGGGGGGSQNTGEKNENIELKDYSIKYVLKDTETLFEFAKEGNSVISLGYTASLNGGQTKTVIEMLKGTSTLVNKAAPGTVYKNVNIWVGDGKAPAMLSDARIMFRVEKSWLSENRIDPANIRMCRYNSGSWAQLPTSMTGEDDTYVYYLARTPGFSAFAISSISEAQQAASTGIQQGSSSLQEEGSTHMSTADSKAPGAPNTVSQEAQSAGSFMLLLIIAVTTAVGILSYRHRDYLSQVRMQLGNPDGKRYRRLKKYN, encoded by the coding sequence ATGGCATCTTCGTCCGGGGAAATCACCTCTGTTGATTTCAATTCGAATGTCACCAGTGGAAATGCTCCTTTGACAGTAGCGTTCACAGGTGTCTCTGAAAGCGCAATAGAATGGGACTGGGATTTTGGTGACGGAAGTACCAATTCGACTGCCCAGAACCCATTTCACACTTATAACTCTGCCGGAATCTACACTGTAACTCTTACAGCTGTAAATGAAAATGGCACCAGCACTGAAAGTAAAACCAATCTCATCACAGTATTAAAAGTGCCTACATACTCTGTATCTTCAGCAGTTGATGGCGGTACGGCAAACATTGGAGTTGACAGATCGACTGCAAAAGAAGGCCAAACAGTTAATGTGACCATCAGTGATATCCAGGCAGGTAAGCAGTTTGCCTATATCAAAGTTACAGGTGAGAATAACCAGGTCAATGCAACCGAGGTAATTCCTGGAGTCAGCTACACATTCAACATGCCTGCAGAAAACGTAACTGTAACTGTGGCTCTTAAGGATACCCCGGTGACAACTTATGGAATCCAAACAGAGGTCATAGGCGGGAATGCAACTGTAACGACTGATCCCGCAACTGCAGCAGAAAAAGGGACCAATGTCATTGTAACTATCAGCAACATTGAACCTGGCAAGCAGTTCAACTCTATCACAGTAAGATCTGGGCCTGGCAAGTCAATTGAAACTAGTGTGCAACCTCCTGAAGAGGTCTATACTTTCACAATGCCTGAAAAGGCAGTAACAGTAACTGTTGTGTTGGAGGATTCACCCGTATCTATAATTACTGTGACTGGCGTCGAAGCAGTTAATCTTCCCACTAAAGAAAACTATATTGAAGGTGAAACTCTTAACCTCTCTGGTCTGCTGGTAAGGCTTATCAGGTCAGATGGCAGCACAGTAGACGTGGCACATTCCGAGTTTGCAGCCAATGGCCTGACTACAATTCCGTCAAACGGTGATACCCTTAGCACTGCAAATACAACAATCACTATCGCCCATGCAGATAGAGCAACTGCAACTCTGACCATAAAGGTTAACGCAGCGCCGGTGCCAGTGACCCAAATTGTCGTGACCGGAAGTGGGAACTCTACTACTGTGGAGAAGGGCAAGACACTGCAAATGAGTGCGGCGGTCCTGCCTGAAAGTGCAAATAATAAGAACGTTGTCTGGTCTGTAGTGAAAGGCAGCGGGACGGCTTCTGTCAGCTCGACGACAGGTCTGCTAACAGGGACAGGAGCAGGTACTGTGACAGTCGTGGCCACCGCCGCAGATGGTTCAGGTGTGCAAGGCGCTCTCAATATAACAATCACTGAAGCGCAGTCCGCAACAACAGCATCGTCGGGTGGCGGTGGAGGAGGCGGGTCCCAGAATACCGGAGAAAAGAACGAGAACATTGAGCTGAAGGACTATTCCATAAAGTATGTCCTGAAAGATACAGAAACACTTTTCGAGTTCGCCAAAGAAGGTAACAGCGTCATATCCCTTGGTTACACTGCCAGCCTTAATGGAGGTCAGACCAAGACCGTCATAGAGATGCTTAAGGGCACTTCCACTCTGGTCAACAAGGCCGCTCCAGGAACTGTTTACAAGAACGTGAACATCTGGGTGGGGGACGGAAAGGCGCCTGCCATGCTGTCCGATGCAAGGATTATGTTCAGAGTGGAAAAATCATGGCTGTCGGAGAACAGGATAGATCCTGCAAATATAAGGATGTGCAGATATAATAGTGGCTCGTGGGCTCAACTGCCAACCAGCATGACTGGCGAGGATGATACCTACGTGTACTATCTTGCAAGAACACCGGGCTTCTCTGCATTTGCCATCTCCAGCATAAGTGAGGCTCAGCAGGCAGCTTCAACAGGCATCCAGCAGGGCTCTTCTTCTCTTCAGGAGGAGGGGAGCACACACATGTCAACCGCAGACAGCAAGGCACCTGGAGCTCCCAATACCGTTTCCCAGGAGGCGCAGTCTGCCGGGTCCTTCATGCTCCTGCTGATCATTGCAGTCACCACGGCCGTTGGAATACTGAGCTACAGGCACAGGGATTATCTCTCACAGGTTCGCATGCAGCTGGGTAATCCCGACGGAAAGCGCTACAGGCGTTTAAAGAAGTATAATTGA